The genomic interval GACACCTACGACGACATCATCGCCCAGCGCTTTGGCGGGAAGCGGGCCATCGATCGCCTGGAGCAGAGGGCGATCGCCCCTTAGGAGAGGCCCCAGGGAGCGCTCTATACGGGCCGAACAAGACCAAAGGTATGAAGCAGCCGTACCCAAGCCTTACCCTATGGCCGCTCACTCCGGGCTGTTGCCAGGGTATCTGGTCATCCCCAGGGGGAACGGCCAACGGCAAAGCTTATAACCCAAAGCCCCTTCAGCTTCATGCAGGTTTTGGGCGATCGCCTTTGCAGAACGGTGCCGCCAGGCTTAGAAAAATGACTCAATGATGCCTTGCGCGGATCACCCGTTCTGCCCACAACCCTTGGAGTAGTAACCTTTCCGTGAGCTAGTGGAAGTTACTTGATCGCCATACCAGGGCCAGCCAAGTACCTTAACACAAATTTAATAAATCAGGGAAATTACTTAAACAAAACAAAAAGTTGTATTTCCAAAAAATACTCAACCTCGATTTTAACCATAAGGTTTGGATAATAGATATGCTTCTACCAAAGCCTGGTTTTTAATCGCCCTACACCTCATTTGCTCACATAGCCAATTCGCAAACGGCCTAGACGGTCTTGTAGCCTGAAATACAATTTTATCCGCGGATCGACAAATTATTTCTGTAAAAGAGTGGCTCGATCACACTGTTTGGCACACCATTGAATAAGTTGACAAGCAGCGATCGAATTGTATAGCTATAGCCACTTAGGTTAGGACACCGCTTGCTTGAGGACAGCCTCAATAGCGGCCCGCAGGCCATCGTCGTGGGGGAGGGCTTTTCGGATCCGGCTTTTCAACCACCCCCAGCACTAGCGGACTCGTTTGATTCAGGCTGAAAGCTTGGTGGTCAGGGGCTCATGGGTGGAGCACCGCTGATGTTTCTAACGATAGGGGCAAACTTTGGGCCTGTCTTTACAGAAAAGTATGCAGATGGGTAGGGTTGGCTGCCCTCAAGAGTATGGTGATGGGCTCAAGGTATGGTCTTGGCCATACCTGGGCGGAATCGGGGGCGATCGCCCCTACGAGAGCCTGAGGATCGAAGCCATCCTGGGGCTGCCAACGGCTCAAAAGTCTACTCTGATCGCCCTGGGGGCATAGGGGACGAAATAGAGTCCGGCCATTGACTAAACTACACCGTTCAGTTAAATTTTTGACAACAGCCCTTTCGCTACGGTTTGGGCTGAGGTTATGGGCTGTTAGCCTCACATTTGTGTCTTGCCCCTGTTACGTCTATGTCTATCAACCCTGATCAACCCTGGAGAAGGCCGAGTTTTTGGCTTTTAATTGGTGCTCTACTGATTGTGGGCACTGGCTCTACCCTGGCCGTTCGCAACGTTTTGCAAACCCGCCAGGCGGCCCGAGAGCAGGCCGAGCTACCGCCCCCCCGCCAGGTTAAGGTGGTGGCCCTGGGTCGGGTTGAGCCCGCCAGTCGGGTGATCGACGTCGCCCCGTCGGAGTCGGGCCGCATTGAGCGCCTGGAGGTGCAAAGGGGCGATCGCGTTGAGGCGGGCCAGATTCTCGCCTACCTCGACACCTACGATGTGCGCCGGGCCGAGCGCGATGTGGCCGCCAGTCAGCTGGCCGAGGCCCGCGCCCAGCTGGAGGAGGCGCTAGGCTGCCAGTGGCGGCTTTACGCTTGAGCCACAAGTCGATGGTGTTGCGACTGATCCCAAAAACAACACTGGCTTCGCTCTTCTTCATCCCATCCAGTTCGATGGCGTTGATGACCTTTTGTCGCAAATCGAGGCTGTAGGGTTTGGCCATGGCATGCAGGGGGAGATGGCGTTACCTCTAAATTATGTCCTAATCAGGCTGGCTATAGCTATATATCCTGCTCTAAAAATTTTTGCTTAGATTGCTCTATTGACATTGGTGAACAGTAAGTCAATTTCATTGATCTTTTAATAATTAAAATATAGGCTGGTCAATGCTTAAGAACCTCTCACAAAAATGGCTTGTCCAAGAGTCAGCTATTACCTTTGACTCCTGGCCAATGACTCACCAGAACGCCAATCAATTTTTTATGTATATAGACAAGCAGCTAATTCCCTTGGATGT from Leptolyngbya sp. KIOST-1 carries:
- a CDS encoding biotin/lipoyl-binding protein — translated: MSINPDQPWRRPSFWLLIGALLIVGTGSTLAVRNVLQTRQAAREQAELPPPRQVKVVALGRVEPASRVIDVAPSESGRIERLEVQRGDRVEAGQILAYLDTYDVRRAERDVAASQLAEARAQLEEALGCQWRLYA